The Methanococcoides methylutens MM1 genome has a window encoding:
- a CDS encoding DUF2551 domain-containing protein has product MFVLETIEDRVKARLIKYLGRDDTGIREDVLKLFLEGGTFTTGDVYKHLNEKEFDVSYRGVSAMVGLMNTRLGILSIDVTGDHNLYLLKEDYKPIVKAVLDNY; this is encoded by the coding sequence GTGTTTGTGCTGGAGACTATTGAGGACCGGGTAAAGGCGAGGCTTATCAAATATTTAGGCCGTGATGATACAGGTATACGTGAAGATGTGCTGAAGCTCTTCCTTGAAGGTGGGACGTTCACTACAGGTGATGTCTACAAACATCTTAATGAAAAGGAATTTGATGTGAGCTACAGAGGTGTTTCAGCCATGGTTGGACTCATGAACACCAGACTTGGCATACTGAGCATAGACGTTACTGGCGATCATAATCTTTACCTGTTGAAAGAAGACTATAAACCTATAGTTAAAGCAGTTCTTGATAACTACTGA
- a CDS encoding type II/IV secretion system ATPase subunit translates to MHNFISKDKQESKSVCQYRVRQTKNQRTIQVDCSQCKQSSTLNDPACRERLFEIILTEPISNRLVLSHLYERDYEGNEIAVIYELAKFGDALLNYKDVRLTSNCSHREANKCTSYRKKLLDNVLECSKNDPVTACKFLKKLVIDGNEHTTHPECHDCVAEFRSTIREMKDIASEISIFHAFRTEQSAYHDSDNNDKTWTVFDYDSYIKPHVRPAFSTSRIYTEPPENTRFMECYDVRNNAGRMLQISIYEMTDRPEKLYMAIPLEYNLGHNVLGLIERVRKKLIRFRPENMNFADPVNSREYIYRIGKQMLEEDAKLHGIDLTPFETMAYSDLLAKYTTGLGILEDVLSDPKITDVYVNAPADINPIHVVVDGDECITNIFLSQDDLDSMVSRFRAISGRPFGEATPVLEMELPEFGVRVSVIGDPLSANGLAYAFRKHARTPWTLPKLINTGSISPLTAGLLSFLMDGEASILVAGEVGAGKTSLLSAMMMEIPQKYRILTIEDTRELPIEDLQQLGWKIQGMNSRSSILNTSIEVKPDVALRAALRLGNSSLVIGEVRGPEVKVLYEAMQVGTAGNSVLGTIHGASTRSVYERIVHTLGVPPASFKSTDAVVVCTNTRVGGSMSKKRRVTQISEVSTGWDEDATPEEIFAEIMQYSSAEDSLIPTDILDRGQSELIGKIARKWGISIDDASLNIRIRARIKQKIASAGSLDPKFLEADVVSKANNVFWLYMDMEKHGTCGPDYERVYEKWNSWFDSFSSSGL, encoded by the coding sequence TTGCACAATTTCATTAGTAAAGATAAGCAGGAATCCAAAAGTGTCTGCCAGTACAGAGTACGCCAGACAAAGAACCAGAGGACCATACAGGTAGATTGTTCCCAATGCAAACAGTCATCAACTCTCAATGATCCTGCCTGTCGTGAAAGATTGTTCGAGATCATACTCACAGAACCCATATCAAACAGGCTTGTACTTTCCCACCTTTATGAACGCGACTATGAAGGAAATGAGATTGCAGTCATCTATGAACTTGCAAAGTTTGGAGATGCACTTTTAAATTATAAGGATGTGCGACTTACATCCAACTGTTCACACCGGGAAGCAAACAAATGCACTTCATACAGAAAGAAGTTGCTTGACAATGTTCTTGAGTGCTCAAAGAATGATCCTGTTACTGCGTGCAAATTTCTAAAGAAACTTGTGATCGATGGCAACGAACACACTACCCACCCGGAATGCCACGACTGTGTTGCAGAATTCAGATCGACCATCCGGGAAATGAAGGATATTGCTTCTGAGATCAGTATCTTTCATGCCTTCAGGACAGAACAAAGTGCATACCACGATTCTGATAACAATGACAAAACATGGACAGTTTTTGATTATGACAGCTACATCAAGCCCCACGTAAGGCCTGCTTTTTCAACATCCCGCATATACACGGAACCACCTGAAAATACACGATTCATGGAATGCTACGACGTCAGGAACAATGCAGGAAGAATGCTACAGATATCCATCTATGAGATGACGGACAGACCTGAGAAACTTTACATGGCAATTCCCCTTGAGTACAACCTTGGGCATAATGTTCTTGGGCTGATCGAAAGGGTCAGGAAAAAGCTGATACGATTCCGTCCTGAGAACATGAACTTCGCAGATCCTGTGAACTCAAGGGAATACATATACAGGATCGGGAAGCAAATGCTTGAGGAAGATGCAAAACTACATGGGATCGACCTTACACCTTTTGAGACTATGGCATATTCAGACCTTCTTGCAAAATACACAACCGGCCTCGGAATACTGGAAGATGTGCTTTCAGACCCGAAGATCACGGATGTCTATGTAAACGCACCTGCAGACATCAATCCGATCCATGTGGTCGTGGACGGAGATGAATGTATCACCAACATATTCCTCTCACAGGACGACCTGGACTCAATGGTATCGAGGTTCCGGGCCATTAGCGGAAGACCTTTCGGAGAAGCAACACCGGTACTGGAAATGGAACTCCCCGAATTCGGGGTCCGTGTATCAGTTATCGGCGATCCATTGAGTGCCAACGGCCTTGCTTACGCCTTCAGGAAGCATGCAAGGACCCCGTGGACACTGCCCAAACTGATCAACACCGGTTCGATCTCACCCCTTACTGCCGGCCTCCTGAGCTTCCTCATGGATGGGGAGGCATCGATCCTTGTGGCCGGAGAGGTTGGCGCAGGAAAGACATCACTGCTCTCTGCAATGATGATGGAAATCCCTCAGAAATACCGCATCCTGACGATAGAAGACACAAGGGAACTCCCCATAGAGGACCTGCAGCAGCTTGGCTGGAAGATACAGGGCATGAACTCACGCTCATCGATACTGAACACAAGCATCGAAGTGAAACCCGATGTTGCACTACGTGCAGCCCTGCGTCTTGGGAATTCCTCGCTTGTGATCGGAGAGGTCAGGGGACCGGAGGTAAAAGTGCTCTACGAGGCCATGCAGGTAGGCACAGCAGGGAATTCTGTCCTGGGAACCATACACGGGGCATCCACAAGGTCAGTCTATGAGCGCATAGTGCATACTCTCGGCGTGCCCCCGGCATCCTTCAAGTCCACCGATGCAGTGGTGGTCTGTACCAACACGAGGGTTGGAGGAAGCATGAGCAAAAAACGAAGGGTAACGCAGATCTCGGAAGTATCCACCGGGTGGGATGAGGATGCTACACCAGAGGAAATATTTGCAGAGATAATGCAGTACAGTAGTGCTGAGGACTCATTGATACCCACTGACATACTGGACCGGGGGCAGTCCGAGCTCATCGGAAAAATCGCACGCAAATGGGGGATCTCAATCGATGACGCGTCACTCAACATACGCATAAGGGCAAGAATAAAGCAGAAGATAGCCAGTGCCGGCTCTCTTGATCCCAAATTCCTAGAAGCGGATGTGGTCAGCAAGGCCAACAATGTCTTCTGGCTATACATGGACATGGAAAAGCATGGCACCTGCGGACCGGACTATGAAAGGGTATATGAGAAATGGAACAGCTGGTTCGACAGTTTCTCCTCATCCGGACTTTAA
- the uppS gene encoding polyprenyl diphosphate synthase, protein MIRSLMNLFYKTYERVLSKDVKSGTVPEHVAIIMDGNRRFASRLGKRTSYGHSKGADVTEKVIEWSYDIGVKELTVYAFSTENFNRSSDETLQLFDLIGNKFDYMRESERTHEREIRVRVIGDHSLLPEELQKSARKIEQATKDYDKFNLNVALAYGGRQDIVQAVRKMADKVLKGQLSLEEINESTIADHFYPSEGAAVSNVDLIIRTGGNERISNFLPWQANGNECAAYFCAPFWPEFRRIDFLRSIRIYQARLAEQKKKENHRTNHFLKEISKTGDGHCQ, encoded by the coding sequence ATGATCAGATCCCTTATGAACCTCTTCTACAAGACCTATGAAAGGGTTCTTTCAAAAGATGTTAAGAGCGGAACTGTTCCCGAACATGTGGCCATAATAATGGACGGTAACCGTAGGTTCGCTAGCAGGCTTGGGAAAAGAACGAGCTATGGCCACTCAAAGGGCGCAGATGTGACTGAAAAAGTAATAGAATGGTCATATGACATCGGTGTGAAAGAACTCACAGTCTATGCCTTTTCCACAGAGAACTTTAACAGGTCTTCCGATGAAACATTGCAGCTTTTTGACCTTATCGGAAATAAGTTCGATTATATGAGAGAAAGCGAACGAACTCATGAAAGAGAGATAAGAGTGCGTGTTATAGGAGATCATTCCCTTCTTCCGGAAGAGCTTCAGAAATCTGCCAGGAAGATAGAACAGGCAACAAAGGACTACGACAAATTCAACCTGAATGTTGCCCTTGCCTATGGCGGAAGGCAGGATATCGTCCAGGCTGTCAGGAAAATGGCAGATAAGGTCCTTAAGGGACAACTGTCACTGGAAGAGATCAACGAATCCACTATTGCCGATCATTTTTATCCTTCAGAAGGTGCAGCAGTCTCTAATGTTGACCTTATAATACGTACAGGCGGAAATGAAAGAATATCCAATTTCCTCCCCTGGCAGGCTAACGGAAATGAATGTGCCGCATATTTCTGCGCACCTTTCTGGCCCGAGTTTCGCAGGATCGACTTCTTAAGATCAATTCGTATATATCAGGCACGTCTGGCTGAACAGAAGAAGAAAGAAAATCACCGAACAAACCATTTTCTTAAAGAAATTAGCAAAACAGGCGATGGTCATTGCCAATGA
- a CDS encoding Cdc6/Cdc18 family protein encodes MNDIFGTDGIQIFRNRAALSPRYLPDRLIGREKQVTELASLMRPVLHHGEPANVLISGIKGTGKTTVVKFLLKQLSTNIETKDLNAVPIFINCQKISTTSKIILEILNKVSPETEVPRTGLSMGKYYRALWKALNEKRTTIIVVLDEIEALKDKNVLYELSYAGENMSIEEDIFIGIIGISDDIFFYAKAENTVLSALQYRNIIFPPYSEEEVEQILNERCKIAFVEDAVDRGVVSLCTKLSGVEHDCGKALTLLERAGTIADISNEERINEKQVLLANEEMGEKDLLTSLENLPINSKLVLLSIIRLTEELTDKITTGQIEMLYRKYCEQMGTNPLGRTSVSGIVSEFDMMGIISAPVRSRGRYGKTRLVSIRKNPKKIEDILYMDYRLKEL; translated from the coding sequence ATGAATGACATATTTGGAACAGATGGAATCCAGATATTCAGGAACAGGGCAGCGCTTTCTCCAAGGTATCTTCCGGACAGGCTTATTGGAAGAGAAAAGCAAGTAACAGAACTTGCATCACTGATGAGACCTGTCCTCCACCACGGAGAGCCTGCAAATGTACTGATATCCGGAATTAAAGGAACAGGCAAGACAACTGTTGTGAAATTTCTCCTGAAACAGCTGAGCACTAACATTGAGACGAAGGATCTTAACGCTGTTCCGATCTTCATCAATTGCCAGAAGATCAGCACGACCAGCAAGATCATACTTGAGATACTGAACAAGGTATCACCCGAAACGGAAGTTCCAAGAACAGGACTCTCAATGGGGAAATATTATAGGGCATTATGGAAAGCTCTGAACGAAAAGAGGACCACAATCATTGTGGTACTTGATGAAATCGAAGCTCTGAAAGACAAAAATGTACTCTATGAACTCAGCTATGCTGGCGAGAATATGAGCATCGAAGAAGACATATTCATAGGTATTATTGGAATTAGTGATGACATATTCTTTTACGCTAAGGCCGAGAATACTGTTCTTTCGGCACTCCAGTACAGAAACATAATATTTCCACCATATAGCGAGGAAGAGGTTGAGCAGATACTGAATGAGCGCTGTAAAATTGCGTTTGTGGAAGATGCTGTTGACAGGGGGGTCGTTTCACTATGTACGAAGCTATCCGGGGTTGAACATGATTGCGGGAAAGCCCTGACCTTGCTGGAAAGAGCAGGTACCATCGCAGATATTTCGAATGAGGAAAGAATAAATGAGAAACAAGTCTTGCTGGCAAATGAAGAAATGGGAGAAAAGGACCTGTTAACCTCACTGGAAAACCTACCTATCAATTCAAAACTTGTTCTTCTCAGCATCATCCGACTTACAGAGGAACTAACCGATAAGATAACAACAGGCCAGATAGAAATGCTCTACAGGAAGTACTGCGAGCAGATGGGCACGAACCCCCTGGGTCGTACAAGTGTTTCAGGGATCGTCTCAGAATTCGACATGATGGGAATCATTTCAGCACCTGTGCGTAGCAGGGGAAGGTATGGAAAGACACGTTTGGTATCGATCAGGAAGAACCCAAAGAAGATAGAAGACATACTCTACATGGACTACAGGCTTAAAGAACTGTGA
- a CDS encoding radical SAM protein: protein MNDSMKGMVRTDKGSFYTYLTRGCKLCQQGAKMVLFITGICNRGCFYCPLSEERKKDDTYANERLVKDDEDVIDEAIRMDALGTGITGGEPLIRPELVLHYIRLLKERFGKEHHIHLYTSIAPKRELLKALSEAGLDEIRFHPPEQLWKELKGSDFERAIRDSIELGMEAGMELPSIEGVSHVGDVVIDTGCFLNLNELEFSDTNAIEMKERNFVLKDDMSNAVEGSEEFALELADKLPKIHFCSSRYKDAGQLRERLLRTARKTARELDEITEEGTIVYGSLEGADTDKMVGILHSFEVPEDLFEVKANTVELPWWIIEEIAEDLKEEGLNPSIIERYPFEDGLVVEVIPL, encoded by the coding sequence ATGAACGACAGCATGAAAGGGATGGTCCGCACAGATAAGGGGTCTTTCTACACATACCTTACAAGGGGCTGCAAACTTTGCCAGCAGGGTGCCAAGATGGTGCTCTTCATTACAGGCATATGCAACCGGGGGTGTTTCTATTGCCCACTATCGGAAGAGCGGAAAAAGGATGATACCTATGCCAATGAGCGTCTGGTGAAGGACGATGAGGATGTAATCGATGAAGCGATCCGGATGGATGCCCTGGGAACAGGTATCACCGGTGGAGAACCACTAATAAGACCGGAACTTGTCCTTCATTATATCAGACTTCTGAAAGAAAGATTCGGCAAGGAACACCACATACACCTTTACACTTCTATCGCCCCGAAAAGGGAGCTGCTAAAAGCCCTTTCTGAAGCAGGACTTGATGAGATAAGGTTCCACCCGCCTGAGCAATTATGGAAAGAGCTCAAAGGCTCTGATTTTGAACGTGCCATAAGGGATTCCATTGAGCTTGGAATGGAAGCAGGAATGGAACTGCCATCAATAGAAGGAGTAAGCCATGTCGGAGATGTTGTTATCGATACAGGCTGTTTCCTGAACCTCAACGAGCTCGAATTCTCGGACACGAATGCCATAGAGATGAAAGAAAGGAACTTCGTGCTCAAGGACGACATGAGCAATGCTGTGGAAGGATCGGAGGAATTTGCACTGGAACTGGCAGACAAACTGCCGAAGATACATTTCTGTTCATCAAGATACAAGGATGCCGGACAACTGCGTGAGCGTCTGCTAAGGACTGCAAGAAAGACAGCACGAGAGCTTGACGAGATCACTGAGGAAGGAACAATTGTCTATGGTTCTCTTGAGGGTGCTGATACTGATAAAATGGTAGGGATATTGCATAGCTTCGAAGTGCCTGAGGACCTTTTTGAGGTAAAGGCCAACACTGTGGAATTACCCTGGTGGATAATCGAGGAAATAGCAGAAGATCTTAAAGAAGAAGGCCTTAACCCATCGATCATTGAGAGATACCCCTTCGAAGACGGACTCGTGGTTGAGGTCATTCCGCTCTGA
- a CDS encoding 4Fe-4S binding protein, with protein sequence MSHPEGYIAVIGCNNCGKCDNICPFGALQIRDGKATIDYSKCTVCMKCISVCPVKALVFVD encoded by the coding sequence ATGAGTCACCCGGAAGGATATATTGCGGTCATTGGATGCAACAACTGTGGCAAATGCGATAACATTTGTCCCTTTGGAGCTTTGCAAATAAGAGATGGAAAGGCCACAATTGATTACAGCAAATGCACTGTCTGCATGAAGTGCATCAGCGTGTGCCCCGTGAAAGCTCTTGTATTTGTGGATTGA
- a CDS encoding monomethylamine:corrinoid methyltransferase translates to MNNIYKYLRSATTGEEKPEEKHDMNVFMKSQELAEEFDIKYDGESIVPTDTSLADSVFEAAVQLLTSVGIYCTDTKKTIQIEEEDISRYLNTSEALEIGRKNEKVTVPFRYIMDSEPPVIIGGPMGGTVSEENFLEVHVSSAMEPIVQGIYAGALEKMGGKGIRGKTPFEMLAALKEAREERLATKLAGREGLTLMGPGTPTISPAYMLVSSEELYSSADVQEVYQLDELKTDYETFYKSIFHLEHGNHFLSGQCPVFGGTGIGTPEGLAIVDVAETIQSKLLTGASLHVSGAVHVNTNSSSTKEIMWGSNLSSLAISRNMHHYTARYYWNLAGCCTDMMFYETAAQAIGDTVCGRDMLIGPVGARGAGADHSTGLESRFMGEVAHMATELSLLEADEAARNIYRKYENLLAYAPEGKPFSECYNVRSEYDMRPSEEYLGIYKDVFTEVSKYCGIE, encoded by the coding sequence ATGAACAACATATACAAGTACCTCAGATCTGCAACAACAGGCGAAGAGAAACCAGAAGAAAAACATGACATGAATGTGTTCATGAAATCACAGGAACTGGCTGAAGAATTCGATATCAAATATGACGGGGAAAGTATTGTACCAACAGATACGAGCCTTGCAGACTCCGTATTTGAAGCTGCAGTCCAATTATTGACATCTGTGGGGATCTACTGTACTGATACAAAGAAAACAATACAGATAGAAGAAGAAGACATTAGCAGATATCTAAACACTTCCGAAGCACTTGAGATAGGAAGGAAGAATGAAAAGGTCACAGTGCCCTTCAGGTACATTATGGACTCTGAACCACCAGTCATAATCGGAGGACCTATGGGAGGCACTGTTTCCGAGGAGAACTTCCTTGAAGTTCACGTGAGTTCTGCCATGGAACCTATTGTGCAGGGCATATATGCAGGTGCACTTGAAAAGATGGGAGGCAAAGGAATACGCGGGAAAACACCATTTGAGATGCTTGCCGCGCTGAAGGAAGCCAGGGAAGAAAGACTTGCCACCAAACTTGCGGGTCGTGAAGGTCTCACATTGATGGGACCCGGAACACCAACCATCTCACCCGCATATATGCTGGTTTCTTCCGAGGAACTGTATTCCAGCGCAGATGTACAGGAGGTCTATCAGCTGGATGAACTTAAGACCGATTATGAGACATTCTACAAATCGATATTCCATCTTGAGCATGGAAACCATTTCCTGAGCGGACAATGTCCGGTCTTTGGAGGAACAGGCATAGGCACTCCTGAAGGCCTTGCTATTGTAGATGTGGCAGAGACCATCCAGTCAAAGCTGCTCACAGGTGCCAGTTTGCATGTTTCCGGTGCAGTGCATGTGAATACGAACTCATCCTCAACAAAAGAGATCATGTGGGGATCTAACCTGTCATCCCTTGCTATTTCACGCAACATGCACCACTACACAGCAAGATATTACTGGAACCTTGCAGGCTGCTGTACAGACATGATGTTCTATGAGACCGCTGCACAGGCCATCGGAGATACTGTTTGTGGAAGGGACATGCTGATAGGGCCAGTAGGTGCCCGTGGAGCAGGTGCGGACCACTCCACCGGACTTGAATCCAGGTTCATGGGAGAAGTTGCGCACATGGCAACCGAGCTGTCACTTCTGGAAGCAGATGAGGCTGCAAGGAACATCTACAGGAAATATGAAAACCTGCTGGCATATGCTCCTGAAGGTAAACCTTTCAGTGAATGTTATAACGTAAGATCGGAATATGACATGAGACCTTCAGAAGAATATCTGGGTATATACAAGGATGTATTTACAGAAGTTAGCAAGTATTGTGGCATCGAGTGA
- a CDS encoding nucleotide sugar dehydrogenase, producing the protein MTEKLSSILENRGPIKKIGVLGMGYVGIPAAALFANSDRFDHVLGFQRDSKSSGYKIGMLNNGESPLKGEEPGLEELLKKVVGEDKFECTPDFSRISELDAVTLAIQTPFSDPSSLLPDFSALTEGIHNVGKYLREGMLVVLESTITPGTTDTLARQILEEESGLIAGENFALAHAPERVMVGRLLKNIQEHDRIVGGIDEASTKRAVELYSPVLTKGKIIPMTARAAEVTKTAENTFRDLQIAAINQLALYCEAMGINVYDVRTGIDSLKGEGITRAILYPGAGVGGHCLTKDTYHLERGVTTSGGTLDYPEDMDSIFVLARKVNDFMPKHMFHLTKEALKRIDREVKGSKVAILGWAFINDSDDARNPPSEPYKDLLVNEGANVMVHDPHVLSYPGVEIMKDLDEVIKDADVVAILTGHSQYFELEPSQVKQLTGKANTVIVDGRNVVNPDTYISSGFVYKGIGRGDKNEHTIV; encoded by the coding sequence ATGACAGAAAAATTGAGTTCTATCCTCGAAAACAGAGGACCTATCAAGAAAATAGGCGTACTTGGAATGGGATACGTGGGAATCCCTGCAGCTGCTCTTTTTGCAAACTCCGACAGGTTTGATCATGTCCTGGGATTCCAGAGGGATTCCAAAAGCTCAGGCTATAAGATCGGCATGTTGAACAATGGGGAAAGCCCCCTCAAAGGGGAAGAACCTGGCCTGGAAGAGCTCCTGAAAAAGGTCGTTGGTGAAGATAAGTTCGAATGCACACCTGACTTTTCAAGGATATCAGAACTTGATGCGGTAACCCTTGCAATACAAACACCGTTCTCCGACCCCTCAAGCCTTCTTCCCGACTTCAGTGCACTCACAGAAGGCATACACAATGTAGGGAAATACCTGAGAGAAGGAATGCTTGTGGTCCTGGAATCCACTATAACCCCCGGAACTACGGACACACTTGCCCGGCAGATCCTTGAAGAGGAATCCGGACTGATAGCCGGAGAGAACTTTGCACTTGCACACGCTCCTGAAAGGGTCATGGTGGGCCGCCTGCTGAAGAACATACAGGAGCACGATCGTATTGTGGGCGGTATCGATGAGGCCAGCACAAAGAGAGCCGTGGAACTTTACAGCCCGGTGCTAACAAAGGGAAAGATCATACCCATGACAGCAAGGGCCGCAGAAGTTACCAAGACCGCAGAGAACACCTTCAGGGATCTCCAGATAGCAGCCATCAACCAGCTGGCACTGTACTGTGAGGCCATGGGTATCAATGTCTACGATGTAAGAACAGGTATCGACAGTCTCAAAGGCGAAGGTATCACACGTGCAATATTATATCCGGGTGCCGGTGTGGGAGGGCATTGCCTTACAAAAGACACTTATCACCTTGAAAGGGGAGTTACAACAAGTGGCGGAACACTTGACTATCCTGAGGATATGGATTCCATATTCGTCCTTGCAAGAAAGGTGAATGATTTCATGCCAAAGCACATGTTCCACCTGACAAAAGAAGCACTCAAGCGCATCGACAGGGAAGTGAAAGGTTCAAAGGTCGCGATCCTTGGATGGGCATTTATCAATGATTCCGATGATGCGCGCAACCCGCCTTCAGAGCCATATAAGGACCTCCTGGTGAACGAGGGAGCAAATGTAATGGTACATGACCCGCATGTGCTGAGCTACCCCGGTGTGGAGATCATGAAGGACCTGGACGAAGTTATCAAAGATGCTGATGTCGTAGCAATACTGACCGGGCACTCCCAATACTTCGAGCTGGAACCGTCACAGGTCAAGCAACTGACAGGAAAGGCAAACACCGTAATTGTAGATGGAAGGAATGTTGTGAACCCTGACACATACATCAGTAGTGGCTTTGTGTACAAGGGAATCGGACGAGGGGACAAGAACGAACATACTATTGTCTGA
- a CDS encoding hydantoinase/oxoprolinase N-terminal domain-containing protein encodes MKLNLGIDAGGTYTDAVVVKSPDDTIIASYKALTTYPDPLEGIREALDGIDQEILSQVDVVSVSTTLSTNTILEGTGFPVGLILVGDYFTRSDLPTEHFAQVKGGHDHKGFEAEQLDENAVKEFARRAKENVSAFAVSSYFSIRNPEHELRVKEIIRKITGMPVVCAHELSQDLGAFERAVTAFFNAQLLPITEKFMSSVESEIRGRGMESKIFMLKCDGSVIGIKGALERPIESIFSGPAGSLVGASFLSKKDSCAVIDVGGTSTDVSVIRNDVPEMSDSGAVVGGWKTRVKAIRMETSALGGDSDIWIASGKLNFGPRRVIPLCRAAAQFPKFLEQIATNPMPSKALLGRNFQPTKFYIRTEYEPLELTDLETEILNAISPEPTSLKEIRSRINKYPASKHLDTLMQKRLIQPISFTPTDALHVLGEYTEYNAEASRIGAKHLAPLYKMEADEFASHVKREFAKNMAADLVSFFLEKISREEIRNIFDAESPIQFKVHVPVVLIGGPVVAYLEEMKELIDAEIILPEFANVGNAAGALAAKGIRRVEILIRPASMAAPEWEFYVYSEKGRENFYEYEDAVEHAISIGKDTIYEYMKEADLDPDSVKIDIKKDEVLLEGHDTIVETRIVVMGVAEHIEEDE; translated from the coding sequence ATGAAATTAAATCTTGGAATTGATGCAGGTGGCACCTATACAGATGCAGTTGTTGTAAAAAGCCCGGATGATACAATAATTGCATCCTATAAGGCACTCACAACCTATCCCGATCCGCTGGAGGGTATCCGGGAAGCACTTGACGGCATTGATCAGGAAATACTTTCACAGGTAGATGTGGTATCAGTTTCCACCACCCTTTCAACCAACACAATCCTTGAAGGCACCGGTTTCCCTGTGGGACTCATCCTTGTAGGAGATTATTTCACCAGATCTGATCTTCCCACAGAACATTTCGCACAGGTTAAAGGAGGCCATGACCATAAGGGGTTTGAAGCAGAACAATTGGATGAAAATGCAGTAAAGGAGTTTGCCCGGAGAGCAAAGGAAAATGTCTCAGCTTTTGCAGTCTCATCTTATTTCAGCATCCGCAACCCTGAACATGAACTGAGGGTCAAGGAGATCATCAGGAAGATCACAGGCATGCCTGTGGTGTGTGCACATGAACTATCACAGGACCTCGGAGCGTTTGAAAGAGCTGTAACAGCATTCTTCAACGCACAATTGCTTCCCATAACAGAGAAGTTCATGTCCAGTGTGGAATCTGAGATAAGAGGCCGTGGCATGGAATCAAAGATATTCATGCTCAAATGTGACGGATCTGTTATCGGAATCAAGGGTGCACTGGAAAGACCGATCGAATCCATATTCTCAGGACCTGCAGGAAGTCTCGTAGGTGCTTCATTCCTCTCAAAGAAAGATAGCTGTGCAGTCATAGACGTAGGTGGAACAAGTACTGATGTGTCCGTGATAAGAAACGACGTACCTGAAATGAGTGACTCCGGGGCAGTGGTCGGTGGATGGAAGACAAGGGTCAAGGCCATAAGGATGGAAACTTCGGCACTTGGAGGAGACAGTGATATCTGGATCGCTTCAGGAAAGCTCAACTTCGGACCACGAAGGGTCATTCCATTATGCAGGGCAGCAGCACAGTTCCCGAAATTCCTCGAGCAGATCGCAACCAACCCGATGCCTTCCAAAGCATTACTGGGAAGGAATTTTCAGCCCACCAAGTTCTACATAAGGACAGAGTATGAACCCCTTGAGCTAACTGATCTGGAAACAGAGATCCTCAATGCCATTTCCCCTGAGCCAACTTCCCTCAAGGAGATACGTTCACGTATCAACAAATACCCGGCATCAAAACATCTGGATACACTCATGCAAAAACGGCTGATACAACCGATCAGTTTCACACCCACGGATGCCCTGCATGTGCTTGGAGAGTATACGGAATACAATGCGGAAGCTTCACGCATCGGTGCAAAGCACCTCGCCCCCCTATATAAGATGGAAGCAGATGAGTTTGCATCCCATGTAAAGAGAGAGTTTGCCAAGAACATGGCAGCAGATCTTGTTTCATTTTTCCTTGAAAAGATATCTAGAGAGGAGATACGCAATATATTCGATGCAGAATCACCCATCCAGTTCAAGGTACATGTACCGGTGGTGCTGATCGGCGGCCCTGTGGTAGCATATCTTGAAGAGATGAAGGAATTGATCGATGCAGAGATAATACTTCCAGAATTCGCAAATGTGGGCAATGCCGCAGGGGCATTGGCTGCAAAAGGCATCAGGAGAGTCGAAATATTGATACGACCGGCATCCATGGCTGCACCGGAATGGGAGTTCTATGTATATTCCGAAAAAGGAAGAGAGAACTTCTACGAATATGAAGATGCAGTGGAGCATGCAATCAGTATTGGCAAAGACACTATCTATGAATACATGAAAGAAGCAGATCTTGATCCGGATTCAGTCAAGATAGACATCAAAAAGGATGAAGTGCTTCTTGAAGGACATGATACGATAGTGGAAACCAGGATCGTTGTAATGGGCGTTGCTGAGCACATTGAAGAAGACGAATAA